Genomic segment of Deltaproteobacteria bacterium:
CTTTGGTTCTATATCGCATGATGATGTCCCTGAAAAGAGTGGATCTGGGATGCACAAAATTACTTTCAGAAGGAAAACAGGATCTCTTACCCGAACAGGGAAACGGACAAACTCGGCCCGAAGCAGTCGAATCCGGCTTCCGACCCTGCCTACACGCGCTCGTGCTTTTTGTCCCGCTGGTTGGTGGTATCCCTTAAGTCCTGCGCCGCCGTGCTCGGGACGCCAAGAACAGGCCCGCGAGGATCAGGAGCGCGGCAAAAGCGACCGTTCCGGCCAGGGTAAGGGAGGGGACGTTCGCTTCAAATTGCCGTAAAATCGGCTGTATCTCCGCCTCCACGATCTTGGCCACGAAGGCGTCGCCATAGCCACTTTCGGTCAGATACGGGCCCACCGTTACGGGAAAAGTGTCCGCGGCGGATCCTGCGCGTCCGGCAATATAGGCGTTTCCCTGTGGGTCCAAAGCGATGCCGGAACCATAATCGTCGAAATTGCCGCCGATATAGCCGCAGTAGTCCAGGACTGTGCCGTCGACACTGACCTTGGACACAAAGACGTCGCTCTCGCCGTTATAGGTCAGATCCGGGCCCACGGTCACGGGAAAGGTATTCTCGCCGGATTGGGCATGTCCAGTGACATAGGCGTTTCCATGGGCGTCCACCGCGATGCCTAAGCCGTAATCCGCGACATCGCCCCCGATATAACCGCAGTAGTCGAGGGCCGCGTCGGCGGCGTTGACCTTGGCTACGAAGGCGTCGTAATAGTCGCGGTCCCAATAGCCGCCGTTATAGGTCAGGTCCGGGCCTATAATTACGGGAAAAGTATCCTCGGTGGAGAATGTGGAGCCGGTGACGTATGCATTCCCCTGGCCGTCCACCGCGATGCCGTTACCTGCATCCTTGTGTTCGCCGCCGATGTAGCCGCAGTAGTCGAAGGCCGTGCCGGCGGCGTTGACCTTGGCTACGAATGCATCCTCAGACGCGCTGTAATTCAGGTTCGGCCCAATGATTGCGGGAAAGCTGTCCTGAGCGGAGTATGTGCTTCCCGTGACATACGCGTTTCCCTGGTCATCTACTGCAATGCCAAAGCCTCTATCTTCTCTGTCGCCTCCGATATATCCGCAGTAGTCGAGGGTCGTGCCGGCGGCGTTCACTTTGGCCACGAAGGCGTCCCCGCTGCCGCTGTACTCAAGTTTCGGGCCTTTGGTTGCGGGAAAACTGTTCTGGTTCGAGCCCGTGTATCCGATGACATAGGCGTTTCCCTGGTCGTCCACCGCAATTCCCCGACCTTCATCGCGAAATTCGCCTCCGATATATCCGCAGTAGTCGAGGGCCGTGCCGGCCGCGTTCACCTTGACCACGAAAGCTTCCATATAACCGTTATGGGTCAGGTCCGGACCCACGGTTACGGGAAAACTGTCCTGAGTGGAAAATGTGATCCCGGTGACATACGCGTTTCCCTGGGTGTCCACAGCGATACCATAGCCTGTATCCACATCCAGGCCGCCTATATATCCGCAGTACAAAAGGGCCGTGCCGGCCGCATTAACCTTGGCCACGAAAACATCGGTGAAGCCTCCGTTGAAGGTCAAATCCGGGCCCACGGTCACGGGAAAACTGTCTTCGGTGGAGGATGTGTAGCCGGTGACGTAGGCGTTTCCCTGGGCGTCCACCGCGATGCCCAGGGCCCAGCCGGAAGTTTCGCCGCCGATATACCCACAGTACACCAGCATGACCGGATCCAGCAGGAAGGGGATACGCGGGTCGTAAGGCCCGAGATCGAAACCGAGCAGCACGGCGCCCGAGCCTGTCTCCGGAGTGGGTTTAAATCGAGCGGCCACCTGTACGCGCGTTCCATCCACATCCTGGAACGCCACGGGGGCCTCGTCCGTGAACCCGCCCACTGGGGCGTCCACCACCAATCGGCCTGCACCGTCCACGGACACGGAAGTGGCGCCCCGGTACGCCAGTCGTATGCGGTTCGGGTCCGCCCCCGGCTTTACCAAGAAGGAATACTTGAGCCGATTTACCCCTCCCGAGTAGATGAGGTCGATGCCCGGCCAGAGGTCCGGGTACACGATGGTCGAGTAGGTACGAAGGCCCGCCTTCCACTGGTCCCTAGACCCGGTGAAGTAGCTGATCCGCGCCTGGGTTTCATCCCGCCCCACCGGCACAACCTTGGGGTCGGCGCCCACAAAATCAAGCTTGAGCACCCAGGACGCGACTTCTCGTGAAGGCGCCGGCTCATAGTTGACGGGCCGAACGAGGGAACGGCCTTCGTTGCTTGCGGATTTGTACTCCCACGTGCGGAAAGTGACGCCCTCATTAGTGAAGTACACGCTGGTGTTCTGCCCCTGCACGTGGAACGCCACGCGGGGGTCCGTCTGTCCCCGGTTTTCGACGAAATATAGGGGAACCTTACCGAAAGTCTCCATAACGGATGGAGCGGCGGATACGGATACGGTCAGCGGCATTCCAACCGGACCAAGTGTACACACAATGAGAAACGGGAGAAGGAGCGCGCTCTTTTTAATCAACGACAAATATCTTCCTCTCATAGCAACTCTCCTCATCAGGCCCACAACGGCCGTTCAAAAAGTGGTCGTTGCATCGTACCGGCCTTTGTTTTCGATTATTCGAAGTCCTCCGGAAGCAGCAACAGTCTCAAAGTGCCGAAAATCCAAGGCCTCAGTGTCAGTGGCGGCACATATCTGATCTTGGCCACGAACGCGTCGTAAGTGCCCCCATTGAAGGTGAGATCGGGTCCCACGATCACGGGAAAGCTGTCTTCCGTGGACTCTGTCCTTCCGGTGATATACGCATTGCCTCGCGCGTCCACCGCAATGTCAAGACCAACATCATACTGATCTCCGCCAATATATCCGCAGTACTTGAGCGCCGTACCATCCGGGTTGATCTTGGCCACGAAAGCGTCCCGGTCGCCGTTGAATATCAGGTCCGGCCCAACGTAAGTGGGAAGGCCGTCCTCGGCGCTTCCGGTAACGTAAGCACTTCCGTGCCTATCCACCGCAATGGCGCTGCCGCTTATTTGGCTCATGGTGTAGACGACGGACGTTCCGTCGGCATTGATTTTGCTAACCCTCCCATCCCCGGTTGCATACGCGTTTCCATAGACGTCCACCGCAATACCCTTGCCGCCAATAGATTCTCTGGTGTAGTCGAAGGCCGTGCCGTCGGCATTGATCTTGGCTATATTCCCTTGAAAATACCTGGAGAGGCCGTTATTCCAGGTGACGTAAGCGTTTCCCTGTCTGTCCACCGCAATATCTCCGGGCTTTCCACTACCAACATATCCGCAGTAATCAATGGCCGTGCCGTCGGCATTGACCTTGACCACAAACGGATTCCACGTGCCGCCGTTGTAAGTCAGGTCCGGACCTACGGTTGTTGGAAGGTTGTTGTCACCCCCAAGGAGACCGATGTCTCCGACGATATAAGCATTTCCCTGGTCGTCCACCGCGATGCCCGGGACATCGCAGCAAGACAGATTGTTCTGTCCGAAGAGATACCTGCAGTAGGAAAGTCCGGTGCCGTCGGCGTCAAGTTTGGCCACGAACACTAACGTATGGTCGTTGTCACAGTCATATAATGGACCAATCTCAGGGCCTACGGTTATGGGAAAACTAAGATAGTCGGAGTAAGTGATTCCGGTAATATAAGCGTTACCCTGGGCGTCCACTGCGATAGCTGATCCGCCGTCCGTACATAAACCGCCGATATACGTGCAGTACACAAGGCCCGTGCCCGTGGCGTTGATCTTTGCTACAAACGCGTCATAATATTCGCCATTGTACGTCAGATCCGGGCCCGCAGTCAGTGGAAAACTGAATTCATCGGATGCTGTCGAGCCGACGACATAGGCGTTTCCTAAAGCGTCCACCGCAATGCCGTTGCCACTTTCGCTTCCGGCGCCGCCAATATACCCGGAGTACACCAGCATGCCCTGAGCGGGATTCTCTCCCGGTATCGGAGCCTGTAAGATCACGTTTATGGAGTATGTGGGAAATCCCAGGCAATCGGTTACAGCACTCGATTCAGGCTCATAGGACCATCCGGAAGTCCAACTCGATTGGCTACTCGCCGCCGCTCGATACTGAATCACAAATGTTCCGTAGTGATCCGGTTCGACGTACAGTTCCACATATTCACCTTCATTGACATCCCAGGTGTCCGTGGATGCGGATTCAACCATGACATAGTCCGCGTATCCGTCGCCCTTGACAACACTTCCAAAGTATTCGGAATAGTTCAAATCAGAGCTTGTATATGCCGGATCCAGCTCAACCCGATTCAGGGCTGCACGGCCGGTGTAGCTTGGAAATGATACGGTGATATTATTGTAGAGAGGAGGGGAAGGCTGAGCTTCGGTGTTTCTCGCGACAATTCTCAGTTTGATGGCGTCTCCAAGCACAAACCCATCGATCGTAATGGAGCAGCCTTCAGACACGGGATTTCCGTTTACATGGACGCTTTCAACAAAACGATGCAAATTTCCGATTTTGGCCACAAAAGCCCCGGTACTGCCGTTGCGCGTCAGACCCGGTCCTACGGTTAGGGGAAAACTGCCTTCCGTGGAACTCGTTGTTCCGGTGACATACGCGTTTCCCTGTGCGTCCACCGCAATGCCATAACCGTAATCCCCGTGATCTCCGCCAATATATCCGCAGTACTCGAGGGCCGAGCCGGTGCTGTTGATCTTGGCCACAAACGCATCATAATGGTCGCCATTGTACGTCAGATCCGGGCCCAGGAAGACTGGAAAAGTGTTCTCGAGGGACCCCGTCGAGCCGGTAACATAAGCATTCCCTTGCGCATCCACCGCGATGGCTTTGGCGTATTCGATGGCATGTCCACCGATATACCCGCAGTAGTCCAGGGCCGTGCCGTTGGCGTTGACCTTGGCCACGTAGGCGTCGGAAGATCCGTTGTAGGTGAGATCGGGTCCCACGGTGACAGGAAAGCTGTCTTCATCCGAGATTGTGCCTCCGGTGACATAAGCGTTTCCCAATGCGTCCACCGCGATGCCATAACCGTAATCCCCGTGATCTCCGCCAATATATCCGCAGTACTCGAGGGCCGAGCCGGTGCTGTTGATCTTGGCCACAAACGCGTCCTCAGTGCCTCCGTTGAAAGTGAGATCCGGCCCAACGGTAACGGGGAAGGTGTCTTCAGTGGATGGCGTCAACCCGGTCACATAAGCGTTTCCCTGGGTGTCCACAGCGATACCCCAGCCTGTTTCCGCATCCAGGCCGCCGATATATCCGCAGTACAAAAGGGCCGTGCCGGCCGCATTAACCTTGGCCACGAAAACATCGGTGAAGCCTCCGTTGAAGGTCAAATCCGGGCCCACGGTCACGGGCCGCGATGCCATACCCCCGATCTTCGTCACTGCCACCGATGTATCCGCAGTACTCGAGATGTGTACCGTCGGCTGACACTTTGGCCACAAAGGCATCGTAACTACCGTTGTGAGTCAGGTCCGGTCCCACGGTGACGGGAAAACTGTCCTCTGTGGTGGTTGTTGCTCCAGTGATATAAGCGTTCCCCAAGGCGTCCACGGCGATGGAGGTGTCGCCGCCCCCAACGTACCCGCAGTACACCAGCACGGCGGGGTCCAGCAGCAGCGGTATGCTCCGATCATAGGAATCCAGATCGAAACCGAGCATCACGGCGTCGGACGCGGTGTCCGGCGTCGGCCTGAACCGTGCCGCCACCCGCACCTGTTTTCCGTCCACGTCCTGAAACGCCGTCGGCGCCTCGTCCCCGAATCCCCCCACTGGAGCGTGCACCACCAACCGGCCCGATTCGTCCACTGCTACGGACGTGGCGCCCCGGTACGCCATTTTTATCTGGTTCGGGTCCGCCCCCGCCTTCACCAGGAAAGAGTATTTGAGCTTGTTCAGGCCGCCGGAGTAGATGAGATCGATGCCCGGCCATAGATCCTCGTACACGATGGTCGAGTAGGTTCGAAGGTCTGCCTTCCACTGGTCCCTGGACCCGGTGAAGTAGCTGATCCTGGCTTGGCTTTCATCCCGCCCCACCGGTACAACCTTGGGGTTTGCGCCGACAAAATCCAGCTTGAGCACCCAGGACTTCACTTCCCGGGAAGGCTCCGGCTGGTGGGCGGCTGACCGCACGAGGGAAAGGTCCTCGCCCTTTGCGGCTTTGTACTCCCACGAGCGGAAGGTGATGCCCTCCTTGGTGAAGTACACCGTGGTGTTTCGCCCCTGCACGTAGAACGCCACGCGGGAATCCGTCTGTCCCCGGTTCTCCACGAAATAAAGGGGAATCTTGCCGAAGTTCTCCATGGGCGCAGGGCCGGCTGCGAATAGGGGATTGGCCCAAAGAGTTCCAAGCACACAGAGGACGCCCACGAATGCGCGTCCCTTAAATGCTGCTCTTGCTTTTGTTTGCGAAGTCGCTCGTTTTGTTCTCACGGCCAACTCCCTTGTTAACTGATAACGGCCCATACATCATCCTTGTTGTATCAATCACCTTCGTCACAACCCGGATGCGCGATTCGATGCTATCCGTTCGCCGGACCACAAGACGTATGGCCCGCGCCATAGTTATGGGGCGTGCGAATGTTACAGGAATGTGAAAAATAATAACACCGTACGTTCCGCTTATCCCAACAGACTTTATCCAATCCCCGGAAGGAGCATGAATGTGTGCAAGCCGGCTGCTTCGTTTAAATATGTGTATGAATGGAGACGGCTTTTTCCGCTTCAGGAACTGAAGAGATCAGGGCAACACCTATCCGCCTCTTCCTCCCTCCATGAAAAAACCCGATTTGATGGGCCGAAAAACGCAATGGCATGTGAGGATAGAATAAAGGTACTCTACGATAATAGTCTATTCGGACTATAGATATATGTCAATGGAAATGGATGGGTAAGGCCTACCCATGGTCCGAATCTATCGCGCCGCCCGCTATTCCGGCAGGCACGCTTCGCGGGTGCCGGAATAGAAACTCCCCTGTTTATTATTTGGCCTGCTCGGCTGGGACCCTACTCCAAAAACTCGATGCTTTTGATGAAAGCCACGGCTTTGCCTCCATTACCCGACGAGGACGTATCGACCTCCAGAGCCAGGCCCGAGATAATGGGCGCTTCGTCCTTTTCGTATTCTTTCTTGAAAGCGGAAATAAGATCGTATTCCGAGATGACCGTTTTTCCGGGTTCCGGATTTCCCAGGCACACGTACCGGCCGCTTTTCTTGAAGTATCTTCCCAAGTAGCCCTTGCCGACCTGCTCGTTCTTCCCCGGGAAAAAACCGATGAAATAGGGCGCGTTGGGGATCAGGAAATTCCCGCTGGAGATTTTGTCATAGCCGA
This window contains:
- a CDS encoding SBBP repeat-containing protein, whose protein sequence is MRGRYLSLIKKSALLLPFLIVCTLGPVGMPLTVSVSAAPSVMETFGKVPLYFVENRGQTDPRVAFHVQGQNTSVYFTNEGVTFRTWEYKSASNEGRSLVRPVNYEPAPSREVASWVLKLDFVGADPKVVPVGRDETQARISYFTGSRDQWKAGLRTYSTIVYPDLWPGIDLIYSGGVNRLKYSFLVKPGADPNRIRLAYRGATSVSVDGAGRLVVDAPVGGFTDEAPVAFQDVDGTRVQVAARFKPTPETGSGAVLLGFDLGPYDPRIPFLLDPVMLVYCGYIGGETSGWALGIAVDAQGNAYVTGYTSSTEDSFPVTVGPDLTFNGGFTDVFVAKVNAAGTALLYCGYIGGLDVDTGYGIAVDTQGNAYVTGITFSTQDSFPVTVGPDLTHNGYMEAFVVKVNAAGTALDYCGYIGGEFRDEGRGIAVDDQGNAYVIGYTGSNQNSFPATKGPKLEYSGSGDAFVAKVNAAGTTLDYCGYIGGDREDRGFGIAVDDQGNAYVTGSTYSAQDSFPAIIGPNLNYSASEDAFVAKVNAAGTAFDYCGYIGGEHKDAGNGIAVDGQGNAYVTGSTFSTEDTFPVIIGPDLTYNGGYWDRDYYDAFVAKVNAADAALDYCGYIGGDVADYGLGIAVDAHGNAYVTGHAQSGENTFPVTVGPDLTYNGESDVFVSKVSVDGTVLDYCGYIGGNFDDYGSGIALDPQGNAYIAGRAGSAADTFPVTVGPYLTESGYGDAFVAKIVEAEIQPILRQFEANVPSLTLAGTVAFAALLILAGLFLASRARRRRT
- a CDS encoding SBBP repeat-containing protein, which translates into the protein MASRPVTVGPDLTFNGGFTDVFVAKVNAAGTALLYCGYIGGLDAETGWGIAVDTQGNAYVTGLTPSTEDTFPVTVGPDLTFNGGTEDAFVAKINSTGSALEYCGYIGGDHGDYGYGIAVDALGNAYVTGGTISDEDSFPVTVGPDLTYNGSSDAYVAKVNANGTALDYCGYIGGHAIEYAKAIAVDAQGNAYVTGSTGSLENTFPVFLGPDLTYNGDHYDAFVAKINSTGSALEYCGYIGGDHGDYGYGIAVDAQGNAYVTGTTSSTEGSFPLTVGPGLTRNGSTGAFVAKIGNLHRFVESVHVNGNPVSEGCSITIDGFVLGDAIKLRIVARNTEAQPSPPLYNNITVSFPSYTGRAALNRVELDPAYTSSDLNYSEYFGSVVKGDGYADYVMVESASTDTWDVNEGEYVELYVEPDHYGTFVIQYRAAASSQSSWTSGWSYEPESSAVTDCLGFPTYSINVILQAPIPGENPAQGMLVYSGYIGGAGSESGNGIAVDALGNAYVVGSTASDEFSFPLTAGPDLTYNGEYYDAFVAKINATGTGLVYCTYIGGLCTDGGSAIAVDAQGNAYITGITYSDYLSFPITVGPEIGPLYDCDNDHTLVFVAKLDADGTGLSYCRYLFGQNNLSCCDVPGIAVDDQGNAYIVGDIGLLGGDNNLPTTVGPDLTYNGGTWNPFVVKVNADGTAIDYCGYVGSGKPGDIAVDRQGNAYVTWNNGLSRYFQGNIAKINADGTAFDYTRESIGGKGIAVDVYGNAYATGDGRVSKINADGTSVVYTMSQISGSAIAVDRHGSAYVTGSAEDGLPTYVGPDLIFNGDRDAFVAKINPDGTALKYCGYIGGDQYDVGLDIAVDARGNAYITGRTESTEDSFPVIVGPDLTFNGGTYDAFVAKIRYVPPLTLRPWIFGTLRLLLLPEDFE